The Solea senegalensis isolate Sse05_10M linkage group LG12, IFAPA_SoseM_1, whole genome shotgun sequence DNA segment AAAGGAGTCGCTCTGCCAAACTCCTCTGGTGACGTGCTGACATGTGAGTCTGTGGCGACGAAAGAACCTTCATGGTTCTTGACTTTAGAATCCACACACTGACTCTTTGAGTTTGAGACACTTGTAAAATAATGACCTCACGTTAAGGTCGATGAATTCAGTGGTAGTTGGatgacatattttatattttgctcatttctctgtcatgtttgacatatagttttattaaaaacagactTGTACATGGTAAAACTGTGAAGTGATTtggttttttaaatgaaaaacagcccAGGAAACAATGGTTGTGACGTGTGACGGCCTTTAgcttctttaaatttaaatgtgttaaacctCCCGAATGTTTCTGCAAAGTAAACTTCTTCCTTTATGTataaaaatggaatggaattAGTCTAAGAAGTGCCCTTGAAGAAGCTTGGAAAAgagattaattaaaaatgtattaaaggtTTTCAAATACGAGACATATTAATGGGCTGGGGCGGTTTTCATGACTCCAAGTTGTCATATTTGCATGTAGTTCAAAGTCATGATTATTGAACAGCTGCTGCACAGTTTTTGTAGAAGAAGGAAAATCCAGGAGTGTCGAGTCACTTCCAGCTGAGTCAAGTGAGGAGCGAGGATTTCTTTCATCGGTGTGATGGCGTGACGGAGGCTTCAGAAGTAACTCAACCTGCTGACGTGCTCTCGCTCTCACTGTCATGCAAgcatgcactcactcacacatgtgaGTACAAGCACTTCTTTTTCACTCAGGGTTTTTAAAGCCTGACAATGGGAAAGTGCAGCCTCACGCGTTTCGACGTCACTGTATGTCTGCAGttaaaatgcacataaatatgACTAGAGAATCTAAGTTTCTGGGAgttttttttgctaaatttgatttaaaaaatcaagaaaaaaggTTTTGATTAAGAAAAGTTCACATTTAAAGACAGTGTTGTTATAAAAGCAGTAAGTAAACATCTCTCCACCATCGGGAATCTGTgccaaagtggaaaaacaaaagtgttgagTAAGTCGACGTTCATCATTGTCATGTCAGCCCGTGAGAACGGATGCACAGACGTGTCCTGGCAGCGTGTGACACATTAAAGTTTTCAGGCATGCATGAAGACGACTCGTTTCTTCTGGCTCATACTGGTACTGTGCTTCTCACTGTGTCTCAACACCTGCATAATGAGGGCCGTGATGAGCCTAATaagactctgctgctgtttctcactCACAttccacacattttcttttgggTTCAGCCTAGAAAACGATTTGATGGAGGGAATCAAAGGGCGAGGGTTGAAACAATCAAGATTGTGTACATGACACGGCAGAGTGAAGACCTTTGCTGATGTTATTGCCAGACTTGCGCAAGCAATTTTTTGGGGCcttaagctgaatttgatttgggggccCCACCACTTCAGAGTCACCTGAGCGTGACTATTATGCATTACtgcattaattatattatagatttgtttgtttttcttacattagagggcagtaaaatcacaaatgtgGCCGCAAAAGTAACTATATCCACAGATATGTAGATTTCTTTCACATGttaaggtttattttaagggtTAGGGTGTCTTAGATCACAAATAAATCAGACTACCGTAAAAGGTtagttctgtttatttttggccCCTATACGGCCTCTTTtcttagtttatttatttattttacagtttaagtTTTCTCCTAAAGACTACACCTACACCGCTGTAGTGTAAATTCCCAACCCAGAGGTGGAACAtgttttaaacatacagtagtaCTTCATGCTCTCATGCCCATATTTTAGTTGTACTGTGAGGGTAATTTCTACTTAACTATCAAGGGCTTGCAGTGCCtctccatttttttattatcaggaTTTTAAAGAACCACAGAAGACTCTTCAAAGACTGCAGCTGCCCCCAGGGCTGTACTTTTAATATCACTGACCAAAGGCCTATTTTATCGAGTCGAAGCAGCACATTAAATGCTGAACATGAGGGAGAGTATCCCACTCTTATCATAAAAactgctatctatctatctatctatctatctatctatctctttTCTATGTGACACCGCCATCTTGTGTTCAtcaagtaaaacaacaacatccctTATTCCCGCCCCTTTTTAAATTCTATTGGCTCAGATTCATTCACTGACGATGCCGCGTTCTCATTGGCCCCGCGCGGCGTCACTCGAAGCGCGTTCCGGAAGTGTGCCCGCCCACTTCAAAGATGGAGGACGATACCTCAGATTTGAGCAGACCACAGTTGTATTTGTTTGGTGAGCTCTCTTATTCGGACAAAATCTCCAGAATATTCGATCAACTTTGGCGCCTTTATCGTCACGCATGTGTTGCAAGTTAACATTTGAAGTGAGCGACACTGACGGCGAACATGTCTGCCCACACTCGGGCGCCAGTTCAGCTCTTTTGTTAGCTAGCTCAGCAAAACACTGTCGTGCGTTCATCTGTGGTCGAGAGTGTAAAGCCCAGAATCTCATGCTTTTTACCGTCTGACGTTGATGATAGTATAAGGTTAATTACAcggtgcacatgtgtgttttttcctccttcaggTTGCACCCTGAAATCGGACAAACGGGAGTTCAGGGTTGACGTCGACGACGACGACACGGAGCAGCAGCTGTCACTCAAAGCAGTAAGTTAGCACGTAGTCCAGTTAGTCTGCACGTAGACGAACTGTCGGTGGATGAATGTTGAAAACATGAATAAGTAGAGCAGTGGTTACGATAATACAGcaaatgtgacttttaatcACCTTTAAtagtgtgtgtgaattataACGTGGCAAAGATtttggaatgtttttgttttgtgttgtatttggaAGTGTCACAGTTTCTTTGCTATGAGGATGAGATGCAATTATCGCATACTATCGCTCACAATGATTTGtgaactattttaataatggttaaatcacaacatgttttctgaTTGGTCAGCTTCTTATATGCGAGTATTTTCTGGTCTCTTTGCTTCATattttgtggtcaaaacaagacatttgagaacgcaatgtttgagaaacactgatcaacattttgcagcattttcagacatgttatggaccaaacgattacttgattgAGAAAGTAATTGACTGATTAAACagttatgataataatacttagttgcagctctacgtTGTAAACATTGAactgtgctgctgttgcagGTGTGTCTGGGAGCGGAGGCTGAGGACAACTTCCATACAGTGGAAGTTGAGGGCCTCACatatgatggaaaaacaaccaAAGTGCCACTTGCTGTCCTGAAGCCATCGGTCCTGCCGTCTGTAAGTACTGACGACACTCTGGGAAATGTTTAAGGGTCTAATAACTGACtatttaattgtaaaaaaaattaaatattaaatttaaacATAGATATTGTTGTTATAACTGTTGCTCTTCTCTTGTCCAGATGAGCTTAGGTGGATTTGAGATCACACCTCCAGTCACCTTTCGTCTCCAGTCTGGCGCTGGACCCGTTCACATCAGCGGGCAGCACTTTGTCAGTGAGTGTTTGAGCAGCAGTTTTTCTTCTGCCAGAATGACAGACAAATACTTACAGACAAATGCAGCTCGATGGCTCAATTCATTTTACCCCCACAAAAGTTCAGCCAGTAACCAGTGTTTGCTTCGTAGGCGTGAAGGAGtcagatgatgaagaggaggagaacaacACGTCGCCGGTGAAACGACCTGCGAGCCTAATGTCGGGGAAGAAGCCTCCAATGGTAGTTACCTACTCCCACAGTTCTTTTTGAGTTTGTACTTATTTCAGGTTCAGATAAAAGCATGATAGAATGAAGTTTGATGGCTCTGAGCTCGTGTTGTCACTGTGAAGATGCCTCTGACAAAACTGTGATGAATTACTCTTGCAGAAAAAGCTAAAGATGGATTCTGATGACGACGATGAAGAAGACAGTGATGAAGATGACGAAGAGTATGTTTTTTCTGCTGAATTATTTCAGTCACTACTTAAATCTATGCTCAgatttgtttattgttatttttgtaatatttgtcttctaaaaacagtgttttcctctctccacagtgatgatgaagacgatgacAGTGACGACAACGCTGCGAAGCCCCAGAAGAAAGTCGGAAAGATGTTTGAAAAAGTAAGAATCTGTTTACAACTTGTTCTGAACCAGAGATTGGGGGGAAATAACTGAATGGTTATGAATGGAAGAGGTTTGTAATGTAGCTGTTGCTGTACAACAGCGCCCTCCACAGCCACAAGTTGGTAAATCTGTTGAGCGCCAAGCCCCAAAGAGTTCAGAAGTGACTGGAGCTGTACAACATACACACCAAAGAGTTTTATCATTGAAtatcacagagaaacactgggTTTTAATGACGTCTAAGTCCTCTTCACTGATACACGTTTCAAAATGACTAATGAatgatgtgaacatgttctataTGCACATGCTTTCTGTGCATTGGACCATGAACAAAATCTGTAGTTACAAAATGGGTCTGGACTCGTGATCCTTgtctgttgtttctttatttgctctttAGTTTGTAGTTTATCTTCATTAAATGGATGGAATCAGTTATTTTTAGCTGAAAATCATCAAACACTTCCATCATCTTTCTACAATATTTGTCCtgtcacttctcttcacagctCAGACCAAACTGGAGTTTTGGTagttttatttactcatttgTACGGTCTCTCATCCACTGTTGTCCACCAGGTGTCAGGGTAGCCACGGGCTTAGCCTCACATTTGTTATGTGAAAAAGGAATTCCTCTGTGTTGTTGAGCTCTGTCCACTCCCCCTATGTTTCTACCACATCATTTAAAAACCCCCACGGTCTGTATCCTATTGCAGCACTTCATCTCGGgcaggccccgccccctccctgCACTCACTGACcgtccaccttttttttttttgtatgataCAAAACATGGAACTTTTTCATCCTGTTGGCTCATGTACCCACCTGTTTTGTGTGAGTAAAACACAGGGTCTGTGTGGCGTAATGATCGGATTTCTCCTCTGTAATCTGCTTGAATTCTCACCAACAAGCACTGTGGTATcctacttacacacacacatgggtttGTGCTGATATTCTTCTCAGGACGCTGCCAAGcattatcactaaccttaaccaaccta contains these protein-coding regions:
- the npm1b gene encoding nucleophosmin 1b; the protein is MEDDTSDLSRPQLYLFGCTLKSDKREFRVDVDDDDTEQQLSLKAVCLGAEAEDNFHTVEVEGLTYDGKTTKVPLAVLKPSVLPSMSLGGFEITPPVTFRLQSGAGPVHISGQHFVSVKESDDEEEENNTSPVKRPASLMSGKKPPMKKLKMDSDDDDEEDSDEDDEDDDEDDDSDDNAAKPQKKVGKMFEKSRESPAKKSNKTPVKQNGPAGKASGSAVRPQTQIPAPGKDKPQAGSSKSLSLAEIKSKLSTTAKEGKSLPKTEQKFENFVKSSYKVTDKSVIKDLWSFLQTLKTMKK